Proteins from a genomic interval of Ensifer canadensis:
- the tnpB gene encoding IS66 family insertion sequence element accessory protein TnpB (TnpB, as the term is used for proteins encoded by IS66 family insertion elements, is considered an accessory protein, since TnpC, encoded by a neighboring gene, is a DDE family transposase.) translates to MFKLGADLKVYLHREPIDFLAGINSLAVLVQETMELDPFAPAVFAFCNRRRDRMKLLFFDRSGFVTEDKFRWPCREVPVVTLTTEQFHWVLDGIDIDAMVRHPVRQYTVAG, encoded by the coding sequence ATGTTCAAGCTAGGCGCTGACCTCAAGGTCTACCTGCATCGTGAACCGATTGACTTTCTGGCTGGCATCAACAGCCTTGCGGTCCTGGTTCAGGAGACGATGGAACTCGATCCATTTGCTCCTGCAGTTTTTGCGTTCTGCAACCGCCGGCGCGACCGGATGAAGCTCCTTTTCTTCGACCGATCGGGCTTTGTGACCGAGGACAAGTTCCGATGGCCGTGCCGTGAGGTGCCGGTCGTCACGCTGACGACCGAGCAGTTCCACTGGGTTCTTGACGGCATTGATATCGATGCGATGGTCCGTCATCCGGTGCGGCAATACACGGTGGCTGGCTGA
- a CDS encoding RrF2 family transcriptional regulator, translating to MRLTNFSDYTLRMLMFAASAGDRLFTIEETARAFGVSKAHLNKVANTLTRAGYLTAVRGRSGGLTLGRRPEDIRIGDVIRLTEPDFALVECFATGNQCTITRCCKLSGMLRDALSSFQNTLDRYTLADIALTRQDFLVDTPRT from the coding sequence ATGAGGCTGACGAACTTTTCCGACTACACGCTGCGCATGCTGATGTTCGCGGCGTCCGCTGGGGACCGGCTATTTACGATCGAGGAAACAGCACGCGCCTTCGGCGTGTCGAAGGCGCATCTCAACAAGGTGGCCAACACGCTGACCCGCGCCGGGTACCTGACGGCGGTTCGCGGCAGATCGGGCGGGCTGACGCTCGGACGTCGTCCGGAAGACATCCGCATAGGTGACGTGATCCGGCTGACCGAGCCGGATTTCGCCCTGGTCGAATGCTTTGCCACCGGCAACCAGTGCACGATCACGCGTTGCTGCAAGCTTTCCGGCATGCTGCGCGACGCGCTGTCGTCGTTCCAGAACACCCTCGACCGTTACACGCTTGCCGACATCGCACTGACGCGCCAGGATTTCCTGGTTGATACGCCCCGCACCTAG
- a CDS encoding group III truncated hemoglobin: MDKSTIVIDGRVLPEQLDEQMIHDVVHGFYDEIRKDALLGPVFNSAIARHDWPQHLTKMCDFWSSLMLRSGRYDGRPLPPHLALPGLGEQHFRQWLGLFRATVQKLCPPEIAALFMERALRIAHSFRLALAYNRGENTLSAEPITADSL; encoded by the coding sequence ATGGACAAATCAACCATCGTTATCGACGGCCGGGTGCTACCCGAGCAGTTAGACGAGCAGATGATCCACGACGTGGTTCACGGCTTCTACGACGAGATCCGCAAGGATGCCCTGCTCGGGCCGGTGTTCAACAGCGCCATCGCGCGGCATGACTGGCCACAGCATCTGACGAAAATGTGCGACTTCTGGTCGTCTTTGATGCTTCGCAGCGGCCGCTATGACGGCCGCCCACTGCCGCCGCATCTGGCGCTTCCTGGTCTTGGCGAACAGCATTTCCGCCAATGGCTGGGTTTGTTTCGCGCTACAGTCCAAAAACTCTGCCCGCCGGAGATTGCGGCGCTGTTCATGGAACGGGCATTGCGCATCGCGCATTCCTTCCGCCTTGCACTGGCCTACAATCGCGGTGAAAACACGTTGTCCGCCGAGCCGATCACGGCCGACAGCCTATGA
- a CDS encoding DUF6522 family protein, whose product MRLELDQTGDYVLDPAFLAVRLSIEASELRRRMRLGLVTSIVERGVDSDAGRKRLTVRNGNSVWRGIVDADNCIVSEESLDLRRPSTLGG is encoded by the coding sequence ATGAGGCTCGAGCTTGACCAGACCGGAGATTATGTTCTGGACCCGGCATTCCTGGCGGTGCGGCTTTCGATTGAGGCGAGCGAACTTCGGCGCCGAATGCGTCTTGGTCTTGTGACCAGCATAGTGGAGCGCGGCGTCGACAGCGACGCAGGCCGCAAGCGCCTGACTGTGCGCAACGGCAACTCGGTCTGGCGGGGCATTGTCGACGCCGACAACTGCATTGTCAGCGAGGAGTCCCTTGATCTCAGGCGACCTTCGACCTTGGGAGGCTAG
- a CDS encoding Crp/Fnr family transcriptional regulator, translating to MLNISMPVEAALALPPNFAGLPFSPLFVGRRRLFSPRTTIYDQDETAVPIYRLVDGCVALTHSLRDGRRQILDIIGPGRLFGLVFHEDNHCGAQALTFSQVESLGRTVDQGILDQALVQMLNRAHSLATLLGRKTAMERVSSAVFDLAQQFKRASRNPQRDAPTFNLHLTRADLGDWLGLTIETVSRCLNQLKRDKVIDFSHPEIVRVLDTDRLQAMAAGGRGEVRKRRA from the coding sequence ATGCTTAACATCTCGATGCCTGTGGAGGCAGCGCTTGCGCTGCCGCCGAATTTCGCAGGCTTGCCGTTTTCTCCATTATTTGTCGGCCGTCGCCGGCTGTTTTCACCCCGAACGACGATTTACGACCAGGATGAGACCGCTGTCCCCATCTACCGACTGGTGGATGGTTGTGTCGCGCTCACACATTCACTCAGAGACGGTCGCCGACAGATCCTCGACATCATTGGTCCCGGTCGCTTGTTCGGTCTCGTCTTTCACGAAGACAACCATTGCGGCGCTCAGGCCCTGACGTTCAGTCAAGTCGAAAGCCTTGGTCGAACGGTCGACCAAGGCATTCTCGACCAGGCTCTGGTGCAGATGCTGAACCGGGCTCACAGCCTTGCAACCCTGCTTGGACGCAAGACAGCGATGGAGCGCGTGAGCTCGGCCGTGTTTGATCTTGCCCAACAGTTCAAGCGCGCATCGCGCAACCCTCAACGTGATGCACCGACGTTCAATCTGCATTTGACCCGCGCCGATCTCGGCGACTGGCTCGGCTTGACGATTGAAACAGTCAGCCGATGCCTCAACCAGCTCAAGCGGGACAAGGTCATCGATTTCTCACACCCGGAAATCGTGAGGGTGCTGGACACGGACAGGCTGCAGGCGATGGCCGCAGGGGGACGCGGCGAGGTCCGCAAACGTCGAGCCTGA
- a CDS encoding ABC transporter substrate-binding protein encodes MKKTLALIVTTFVLVFAGQGRAEINVTDVKGRHVTLAAPAQRVVLNFYYEDFIAVVGPGAMDKVVALSLSTWKDWRPNQFAAYLDAIPSLAALPDVGDTENGTFSIEKVLSVKPDLVILSAWSFDALGEAVKQMETAGIPVVVLDYNAQTVEKHVQSTLVLGAVMGSRDRAQRLASQYEAAMQDIDRRIANAKPTNKKVYVELAQKGPSEVGNSYGNGMWGSLIDRLGGTNIAKGQFENWGPLSPEYVLAQEPDIIFLAGSEWLDKPQAVTVGFGASEEIARDRMKAYIARPGWDGLPAVRNSALHAIYHGGARTLSDYVYAQYIAKQLYPDAFSDVDPAVEIKRYYDTWMPIKADGVFVLPYRADGQ; translated from the coding sequence ATGAAAAAGACACTTGCACTTATCGTCACCACTTTTGTCCTGGTCTTTGCCGGACAGGGCCGCGCGGAAATCAATGTCACCGATGTCAAGGGCCGTCACGTCACGTTGGCTGCTCCCGCGCAACGGGTCGTCCTGAACTTCTATTATGAGGATTTCATCGCAGTCGTTGGTCCAGGCGCCATGGACAAGGTGGTCGCGTTGTCGCTCTCCACCTGGAAGGACTGGCGGCCGAACCAGTTTGCGGCCTATCTCGACGCAATTCCCTCCCTTGCAGCACTGCCGGATGTTGGCGATACGGAAAACGGCACGTTTTCGATTGAGAAGGTGCTGTCGGTGAAACCGGACCTCGTCATTTTATCCGCCTGGTCTTTCGACGCGCTTGGCGAGGCCGTCAAACAGATGGAGACGGCCGGCATTCCTGTGGTCGTGCTCGACTATAACGCCCAGACGGTCGAAAAACATGTCCAGTCGACGCTTGTTCTGGGGGCGGTCATGGGATCGCGTGACCGTGCGCAAAGACTTGCTTCCCAATATGAGGCCGCAATGCAGGATATCGACAGGCGCATCGCCAACGCGAAACCGACGAACAAGAAGGTCTATGTCGAGCTGGCTCAAAAAGGCCCGTCCGAAGTCGGAAACAGCTACGGCAATGGTATGTGGGGATCGCTCATCGACAGACTTGGCGGGACCAATATCGCCAAGGGGCAGTTCGAAAACTGGGGCCCGCTCAGCCCGGAATACGTTCTTGCACAGGAACCCGATATCATCTTTCTCGCCGGCTCTGAATGGTTGGACAAGCCACAAGCGGTCACGGTCGGGTTCGGCGCCTCAGAGGAAATCGCACGCGACCGCATGAAGGCCTATATCGCCCGACCGGGTTGGGACGGGTTGCCGGCGGTTAGAAACTCCGCCTTGCATGCGATCTACCACGGCGGTGCGCGAACTTTGTCTGACTATGTCTACGCGCAATATATAGCCAAGCAGCTCTACCCGGATGCTTTCAGCGACGTAGACCCGGCAGTCGAGATTAAACGCTACTACGACACCTGGATGCCAATAAAAGCAGATGGCGTTTTTGTGCTCCCCTATCGGGCCGACGGCCAATGA